One Helianthus annuus cultivar XRQ/B chromosome 7, HanXRQr2.0-SUNRISE, whole genome shotgun sequence genomic region harbors:
- the LOC110866143 gene encoding uncharacterized protein LOC110866143 translates to MVHLKYLHMEWVWFRHKYVVPFLVLLIRSSPNLEKLKLEIFPDDDLFEESETGSFPRKDYPDITLEHLTELEILQFGDADNELDFVKFILAKSPILKKVRILLWDEIDEDEKLQISKIVRSSPRASFVVKLNVS, encoded by the exons ATGGTCCACTTGAAATACTTGCATATGGAATGGGTGTGGTTTAGGCACAAATATGTGGTGCCTTTTCTTGTTCTTTTAATTAGAAGCTCCCCAAACCTGGAGAAACTTAAGCTAGAG ATTTTCCCCGATGATGACTTGTTTGAGGAATCTGAGACGGGCTCCTTTCCACGAAAAGATTATCCAGATATTACGTTGGAGCATCTTACCGAATTGGAGATTCTACAGTTTGGCGACGCAGATAATGAGTTGGATTTTGTAAAGTTTATATTGGCTAAGTCACCTATACTAAAGAAGGTGAGAATACTCCTATGGGATGAGATTGATGAGGATGAAAAATTGCAGATTTCAAAAATCGTTAGAAGCTCCCCACGCGCATCGTTTGTGGTAAAACTCAATGTTAGTTGA
- the LOC110869342 gene encoding putative F-box protein At4g09870 — MLDCSHGLVCLLGYTRDRVKRKKLVVVWNPLIGKSVGIEIPDRADIVIGFGVCPKTSDPKILKISRFVDSEAEATAEVFTLSSGAWRNVPMDMPFKSLRFWNSQVVIDGVIHWLTSEKITYKHRFYSFDLASEEFGEAVDFPYNLAGRSGRLYGISKINDSLVVLSHHCVITNLTPQPFCDVWMMLKNGVSKPSFTKLFTVNDVEVNSMIGFRKNGQPIMDRTKTGGYDGELEVYELCSERRSWDLWVGLHDDLLHRITTFA, encoded by the coding sequence ATGCTCGATTGCTCTCACGGATTGGTGTGTTTGCTTGGATATACCCGAGATCGAGTGAAACGAAAGAAACTGGTTGTTGTTTGGAATCCACTAATTGGGAAATCTGTTGGTATAGAGATACCGGATCGAGCCGATATTGTTATTGGTTTTGGGGTGTGTCCTAAAACTAGCGACCCTAAGATCCTCAAGATTTCACGTTTTGTGGACAGCGAGGCCGAGGCCACGGCTGAGGTTTTCACATTAAGCTCTGGGGCTTGGAGAAATGTACCGATGGATATGCCGTTTAAATCATTGCGTTTCTGGAATTCACAGGTGGTTATAGATGGGGTTATTCATTGGCTTACTTCTGagaaaattacatataaacatAGGTTTTATTCATTTGATTTGGCAAGTGAAGAATTTGGAGAAGCAGTAGACTTTCCTTATAACTTAGCAGGACGCTCTGGAAGGCTGTACGGTATATCTAAGATCAACGATTCTCTTGTTGTGCTTAGTCATCACTGTGTCATTACTAATTTAACACCGCAACCATTTTGTGACGTATGGATGATGTTGAAAAATGGTGTTTCAAAACCCTCCTTTACAAAACTATTCACTGTTAATGACGTTGAGGTTAATAGTATGATTGGATTTAGGAAGAATGGCCAACCGATAATGGATCGGACGAAGACGGGTGGATATGATGGTGAACTAGAGGTTTATGAACTCTGCTCGGAACGCAGGTCTTGGGATTTATGGGTCGGCCTTCATGATGACCTCCTACACAGAATCACTACTTTTGCTTAA
- the LOC110869341 gene encoding putative F-box protein At3g52320, which translates to MSDNIPFELQAEIIRRVLPVKSLIRFRSVSKQWKSLIDSSEFITHHTLNQTQPKHLLVRYITRASGFRFFSDDKCLHEEKYVSIVDDDNFPHHKFSPVVPPTVKLHAHPFMLDCSHGLVCLHGWSRDRVKRKKLIVLWNPLIRKSVCISIPDHQRDDVIGFGVCPKTSDPKIVKITRKAKAKVFTLSSGAWRSVLMNTPFKSLHFRNTQVVIDGVIYWLAYDDITYKLRLCSFDLASEEFGEVVNINIAVPYYLVGRPRNICMYNISKINESLIVLTPDGFCDCNVWMMLKNGVSQPSFTKLFTLTDVDVDVDSMIGFRKNGQPIIDHSKTRGFDCELKVYEPCSKRINGLGIYGSAFMMTSYTESLLLLNHSYSVIH; encoded by the coding sequence ATGTCGGACAACATTCCGTTCGAACTCCAAGCAGAAATCATCAGAAGGGTTCTTCCTGTCAAATCTTTGATTCGGTTCAGATCAGTTTCAAAGCAATGGAAGTCACTGATCGATAGCTCTGAATTCATCACTCATCACACCCTCAATCAGACTCAGCCGAAACATCTACTAGTAAGGTACATAACAAGAGCTTCTGGGTTCAGATTTTTTTCTGATGACAAATGTTTGCATGAggaaaaatatgtttcaattgttgatgatgataactTCCCCCACCACAAGTTTTCCCCTGTTGTTCCTCCAACTGTTAAACTTCATGCGCATCCATTCATGCTTGATTGCTCTCACGGATTGGTATGTTTGCACGGATGGTCTCGGGATCGAGTGAAGAGAAAGAAACTGATTGTTCTTTGGAATCCGTTAATTAGGAAATCTGTTTGTATATCTATACCGGATCATCAAAGGGATGATGTTATTGGTTTTGGGGTGTGTCCTAAGACTAGTGACCCTAAGATCGTGAAAATTACACGTAAAGCTAAGGCGAAGGTTTTCACATTAAGCTCTGGGGCTTGGAGAAGTGTACTAATGAATACGCCGTTTAAATCATTGCACTTTCGGAATACACAGGTGGTTATAGATGGGGTTATTTATTGGCTTGCTTATGATGATATTACATATAAACTTAGGTTGTGTTCGTTTGATTTGGCAAGTGAAGAATTTGGAGAAGTAGTAAACATAAACATAGCCGTTCCTTATTACTTAGTAGGACGCCCTAGAAATATTTGTATGTACAATATATCTAAGATCAACGAGTCTCTTATTGTGCTAACACCGGATGGATTTTGTGATTGTAACGTATGGATGATGTTGAAAAATGGTGTTTCACAGCCCTCTTTTACAAAACTATTCACTCTTACCgatgttgatgttgatgttgataGTATGATTGGATTTAGGAAGAATGGCCAACCGATAATCGATCATTCGAAGACGCGTGGATTTGATTGTGAACTAAAAGTTTATGAACCCTGCTCGAAACGCATCAACGGTCTTGGGATTTATGGGTCGGCCTTCATGATGACCTCCTACACAGAATCACTACTTTTACTTAATCATTCTTATTCTGTCATTCACTGA